In Nitrosococcus halophilus Nc 4, the genomic stretch TTAGCTAGAGTGGTGGTTACTTATGGTAGGCTAAAAGGCGCTACCCCATCATCTCATTGAACTATTTATGGACCTATCCTTCGTTCATCTGCATCTGCATACCGAATACTCAATGGTGGATGGCCTGGTGCGTATCCGGCCCCTGGTTCGAGCCGCCCGGGAAGCGGGGATGCCAGCGGTAGCGGTGACTGACCAGAATAATATATTTGCCATGGTCAAGTTCTATCGTGCTGCCCAGGCAGAGGGAGTGAAGCCCATTATTGGGGCTGACGTTTTTTTAGTGGATTCAACCGAAAGTAGCCGAGCCAGCCGGGTTACTTTGCTTTGCCAGAATGAAGGAGGTTATTGCAATCTATCCCGTCTGTTATCGCGCGCTTATAGCGAAGGCCAATATCATGGCGTTCCCCGCTTGCAATGGAATTGGTTGCAGAGTCAAAGCGATGGTCTGATTGTCCTTTCTGGAGGTCGAGAGGGTGATGTGGGTCAGGCTCTGTTGGCGGGCAACAATATTCAAGCCAAGAAGCTACTGGAGCGGTGGCAAGCCCTTTTCCCGGGCCGCTATTATTTGGAGCTGCATCGCACTGGCAGAGAGGGTGAGGAAGATTATCTCCATGGGGCCGTAGCACTTGCTTTAGCATGTGATACCCCGGTAGTGGCAACCAATGATGTTCGCTTCCTTAGAACCCAGGATTTCGAAGCTCACGAGGCCCGGGTCTGTATTCATGAAGGGCGGACTTTAGATGATCCTCGCCGACCCCGTCACTATAGTGAGCAGCAATATTTGCGAACCTCGTCGGAAATGGCGGAATTATTTGCGGACTTGCCCGAAGCCCTGGAGAACACGGTAGAGATCGCCCGGCGTTGTAACCTCGAACTTACCCTAGGGAGCCACTATCTTCCAAATTTTCCGGTGCCAGAGGGGCTAAGCATCGAAGCATTTCTTGAGGTCGAGGCCCGTCGAGGGTTGGAGCAGCGGTTAGCAAAACTTTATCCTTCTGAAACAGACCGGGAAATCAAGCAGCCCACTTACGAAACGCGCCTCGCAGAGGAATTGGCGGTGATTAACCAAATGGGGTTTCCAGGGTATTTCCTCATTGTCGCCGATTTTATCCGCTGGGCTAAAAAAAACGGAATTCCGGTAGGGCCAGGGCGGGGCTCAGGGGCAGGATCCCTGGTTGCCTATGCCCTGCAAATAACCGACCTGGATCCATTAGCCTTTGATCTTCTTTTTGAACGTTTTTTGAACCCCGAGCGTGTATCCCTGCCCGATTTCGATATCGATTTCTGTATGGAACGCCGCGACCGGGTGATCGAGTATGTGAGCCACTACTACGGCCGGGATCATGTTTCCCAGATTATTACCTACGGTAGCATGGCCGCCAAAGCGGTCGTGCGGGACGTGGGTCGGGTATTAGGGCATCCTTACGGTTTCGTGGACCAAATTGCCAAGCTTATCCCTTTTGATCTCAAGATGACTCTGGACAAGGCCCTAGAGGAGTCCGAAGGGTTAAGGGCCCGTTACGAAGAAGAAGAGGAAGTTCGATTTCTCATTGATTTGGCTAGGAAGCTTGAGGGGCTAACACGAAACGCCGGTAAGCATGCTGGTGGTGTGGTGATCGCGCCGAAGAAATTGACCGAATATGTCCCTTACTACTGTGAGCAAGGGGCGAGTGGAGTCGTGACCCAATTTGACAAGGATGATATCGAGGCCATTGGCCTGGTCAAATTCGATTTCTTGGGTCTGCGTACCTTAACCATTATCGACTGGGCCTTGCAGGCCATCAACCAACAACGGGCCCAGCAGGGTACGGCCCCGCTTGATTTGGCTCTTTTGCCAATGAATGATCCGGAAAGCTACGCGCTCCTTAAACGCTGTGCGACTACCGCTGTGTTTCAATTGGAATCCCGGGGCATGAAAGACCTCATAAAGCGGCTCCAGCCGGATTGCTTTGAGGATATTATCGCCTTGGTGGCCTTGTTCCGGCCTGGGCCTCTTCAGTCGGGAATGGTGGATGATTATATCAATCGGAAACACGGTCGTGCCAAGGTGGATTATCCCCATCCCGCCCTTGAGCCCATTCTCAAACCGACCTACGGTGTCATTGTTTATCAGGAACAGGTAATGCAAATCGCCCAAGTTCTGGCGGGATATACCTTGGGGGGGGCTGATCTGCTGCGCCGGGCCATGGGCAAGAAAAAGCCCGAAGAAATGGCCAAGCAGCGCGCTATCTTTACGGAGGGGGCGAAAGCACGAGGGGTTGAGGAAGAGCGGGCAACGGCCATTTTCGACCTCATGGAGAAATTTGCCGAGTACGGGTTTAACAAATCCCATTCCGCAGCCTATGCCTTGATCGCTTATCAGACCGCTTATCTCAAGGCCCATTATCCTGCCCCCTATATGGCGGCAGTGCTTTCTTCCGACATGGACAATACGGAGAAAGTAGCGGCTTTTATTCAGGAATGTCAGGTCATGAATTTGGAGGTGCTTCCCCCTGATGTGAATGTCAGCGATTATCGTTTTTCAGCCCAGGGCAAGAACGCTATTCGTTACGGTTTGGGAGCGATTAAAGGCGTTGGTGCAGCAGCCTTGGAGGGGATCATCAAGGAGCGAGAACAGCACGGACCTTATCAAGATCTTTTTGAATTTTGTCGTCGTATCGATTTGCGCAAGATTAACCGGCGCGTGCTAGAAGCCTTAAACCGCTCAGGGGCTTTAGATCCTTTGGGGGCTAATCGAGCGACTCTAGAAGCTTCTTTGGAAACCGCTTTGGCTTTGGCGGAACAACATTCCCGTAACACCTCTCTAGGGCAGAATGATTTATTCGGCCTTGACTGTGTGTTGGAGGGTAGTCAAGCAGGAAATTATACCGAAACCCAGGAATGGGATGAGGAACAGCGGTTGGCATTGGAAAAGGAGACCTTGGGGTTGTATCTTAGTGGGCATCCCATCGACCGTTATGAGCAGGAGCTGAGGCAGATAGCTCCCCGCCGGTTAGCCGAACTCGTTAGCCAAGCGAGTAACCGCCTAAATTATAACCAGCGGGTTATTATCGCCGGTTTGATAGGCTCCGTGCGCACTAGTAAAGCTCGTCAGGGGGGACGTAATGCCTTTGTGACTTTGGATGATCGTAGTGCCCGCCTGGAGGTGAAGACCTTTGCCGAAGTTTTTGACAAATACCGGGAGCTGTTGCAGCCGGATCATATCGTGGTGATTGACGGAACTTTAGGGTGGGATTCGTACGCAGATACCGCCACCGTTACGGCGGAAAAAGTCTACAGTATTGCGGAGGCCCGAGGGGCGTTCGCGAAAATCTTAGAAATCGGATTTGACGGTACTTGTGTCGGGCAAGAAGCCGTTGCTGAATTAGCGAAGATTTTGGCGCCTTTCCGGCAAGGCCGTTGCCACGTCGCCATTTGCTACCGCAATGGAGTTGCCAGCGCCCGGTTGATGCTGGGTGAGGAATGGCAAATTCAACCCAATGAGGCACTACTTGCCCGCTTGCGGTTACTGCCGGGGGCGGAGCATGTGCAGATAATGTATTGATGCATCCCTTTTGAAACAAAGTTCAAAGCCTTCCTCGTGCCCGAAGGTAGAATAAATGGCGTCTTCTGGGAACAGTGCTCCATGAACATGGAAAATTGTCGAATATGCCTATACTGGTGGTTGATGATGACAAAGATCTTGCCCGGTTGCTGGCGCTCCGCCTTCAGGGGGTAGGGGGGTATGAAGTATGCCTGGCCCATTCTGCTCAGGAGGCTTTTGAACGGCTTGGCCTGCTGGCTACGGAGACCTCAGCAAACATCGATCTTGTGCTAATGGATGTGAAGCTGCCGGGAATCGATGGCATCGAAGCCTGCCGTCAGTTAAAGAGTCATCCCCTTGGACAAGACATCCCTGTTATTATTATTACCGGCCACGATGACCAAGAGAATCTGGAGGCAGCGTTTGATGCGGGTGCCATGGATTACGTCACTAAGCCCTTTGATAACGTAAGTCTCATGGCGAGGGTCCGCTCTGCCTTACGTTTAAAGCGGGAGATCGATACCCGTAGGCAGAGGGAACAAGAACTGCTGGAGTTGACTCACCAACTGGAAGCGGCTAATGAGCAACTACGCCAGTTGTCTTCCCTTGATGAGTTGACGGGAGTGGCTAACCGGCGGCAATTCGAGATGACTATTCGTCAAGAATTTCGGCGCGCGATGCGTAATAAGAGCTCGCTCTCAGTGATTATGATCGATATTGATAACTTTAAGGCTTATAACGATATTTACGGCCATCAGGCTGGAGATGATTGCCTACGTCAGGTAGCAAAGGCCCTTAGCTCGGTGCTAAAAAGACCCAATGACTTGCTTGCTCGTTATGGGGGAGAGGAATTTGTCGTTATTCTTCCCGAGACTGGAAGTAAAGGTGCGAGAAGTTTGGCGGAGAGCTTGCGCCGGGCCGTGGAAATCCTGAAAATTCCTCATCGTTATGCTTCCCAGAGTGGTTTGCAGGTCACCATCAGTCTAGGCGTGTCTACGCTTGTACCTCAGCGTGATGAGGATCCGACAAAGCTTATCGCTGCAGCCGATCAAGCGTTGTATCAATCTAAGCGCGCCGGACGTAACCGGGTGACTGGGGCCGGTATCTGAAAAGATAACTAAATCAATAGCTCAAATTATTAATGTAAAGCAGATAATGTGGCTGCTTTTTCAATTTTTAGGTGCCTCAGTACCATGAAAATGAATTTTCTAGACTTTGAACAGCCTATCGCAGAACTTGAGGCCAAAATCGAGGAGTTACGCTTTGTTGGCGATGATGCCAAGTTAAATATTTCCGAGGAAATTCAGCGCCTCAAGGCTAAAAGCAAGACGCTGACCGAATCCATCTTCGGTTCTCTCACCGATTGGCAGATCGTGCAATTGGCTCGACATCCGCAACGTCCCTACACTTTGGATTATGTCAATCGGATTTTTAGCGGCTTTGAAGAACTCCATGGTGATCGAGCTTTTGCGGATGACAAGGCCATCGTCGGTGGTGTTGCTCGCTTGGAAGGAAGGCCGGTTGTCGTTATTGGGCATCAGAAAGGACGTGATACCAAGGAAAAAGTGGCCCGTAATTTTGGGATGCCGCGTCCCGAGGGCTACCGTAAGGCGTTGCGGCTAATGCGATTGGCAGAGCGATTTAAATTGCCAGTACTGACTTTCATCGATACGCCGGGTGCCTACCCTGGTATTGATGCGGAGGAGCGTGGCCAAAGTGAGGCCATTGCCCGCAATCTGTACGTGATGGCCGGGTTGAAAACCCCCATTATCGCGACGGTGATTGGTGAGGGGGGCTCCGGCGGAGCGTTGGCTATTGGTGTGGGGGATCGAATGTTCATGCTCGAATACAGCATCTATTCCGTGATTTCCCCCGAAGGGTGTGCCTCCATTCTATGGAAAAGTGCCGATAAAGCTTCTGATGCGGCGGAGACCTTAGGAGTCACTTCCAAGCGATTGAAAGAACTAGGACTTGTTGATCGTGTCGTCAGCGAGCCCTTAGGGGGGGCCCACCGGAATGTGGAGGCCATGGCGGAGAAGCTCAAGGGGGTGTTAAGTGAGCAACTCGATTATTTAATCGAATTGCCCCTGGACAAGTTACTAGAGCACCGCCAACAGCGGCTTAGAAGTTATGGCCAATTCCAAGAATAAACCCTGGGTATGGGCTTTTCAGCCGACCGCCTGCTTGAGTTTTTGCGGCAACTTCATTTTTGTCACGGCTACCGAGTAGCTTACAGCGGCGGATTGGATTCCCAGGTGCTCCTTTATAGCTTGGTGCAACTTCGTCCTCAATTACCGGGTATCGCATTGAGTGCCTTTCATGTGGACCATGGGTTGAGTTCTCGATCTGGGCAATGGTCACAGCATTGCCGAGAAACCTGCTCCGAACTTGGGGTTGGCTGCGAGGTGATCAAGGTGAATGCCCGTCCAGCTAAGGGAGAAAGCCCCGAAGCGGCTGCCCGTGAGGCTCGTTATGCCGCTCTTCGGACCCGGGTGGAAAAAGGAGAATGTCTGCTGACTGGGCAACATCAAGACGATCAGGCGGAAACAGTATTGCTGCAACTTTTGCGGGGAGCGGGACCCCATGGTTTAGCCGCGATGGCGAGAGTCATGCCCTTTGGCGAGGGTTTGTTGCTACGGCCCTTGCTCCCTTTTTCCCGAGCTGAGTTGAAGGCCTATGCGGAGCAGGAAGGCCTGGTTTGGATTGAAGATCCCAGTAATTTTGACGTTGGGTTTGACCGCAATTACCTGCGCCATCACGTTTTGCCCTTACTGCGGCAGCGCTGGCCAGGCCTAGGCCGGACTTTATCTCGGGCCGCAGGCCATCAAGCAGATGCCGCCTGGATACTCGACCACCAGGCCCAGCAGGAATTGATTACCGTGAGCGACGGTGAACCGGGGCTTTCGGTGCAGGGGCTACAAGGGTTAGCCCCCCCTCAGCGTCGCAATCTTTTGCGCCATTGGTTTAAGCGGGAGGGATTGCCTCTCCCTGATAGCGCTCACTTACAGCGTATCTTGGAGGAAGTGCTGCCTGCCTCAGAGGATGCCCAACCTCTAGTTGCTTGGCCGGGAGCGGAGGTCCGGCGTTACCGTAACCGACTGTATACCCAAAAGCCCCTTTCTCCCCATGAGGCGACGATGGTGCTTGCCTGGGAGGGTGTTGAACCCTTGATATTGCCCCCCCAGGTGGGGGGAGTATTGGTTCCAAAAATGACTCAGGGGTTTGGCTTGGATGCAGAGCAATGGCGGCGGAGCCCGATAACGGTTCGCTTTCGCCAGGGTGGAGAGCGTATTCACTTAGCGGATCGGAGTTCTAGTTGTACCCTAAAAAAACTCTTCCAAGAGCGGGGTATTCCCCCTTGGCAACGGACGCGTATTCCAATGATCTATGTGGGGGAGAAACTTGCCTGGGTGGCGGAAATAGGCATTGCTCGAGACTTTGCCGCCGAACCGGGGAGGGAGGGAGTGATGATCGAATGGGTTTTCTAAGAGGCTTGGCATTGAGGAAAGACACCGATTCTGTTAGCTTATGTAATTGTTCTGCGGTTATTCCCATCATATTTATTTCCTCCAGATCTTGATGACTAAATTTATTTTTGTCACTGGCGGTGTTGTGTCTTCTTTAGGGAAAGGCATCACCTCCGCTTCCCTGGGCGCCCTTCTCGAAGCGCGCGGTCTTGGCGTCACTCTCGTTAAGCTCGATCCCTATATTAATGTGGACCCTGGTACGATGAGTCCTTACCAGCATGGTGAGGTATTCGTCACCGAGGATGGGGCGGAGACTGATCTCGACTTAGGGCATTACGAACGCTTTGTACGTACGACCATGTCCCAGCGCAACAACTATACTACCGGCCGAATTTACGAAAATGTCATTGCCAAGGAACGTCGAGGAGAGTACCTAGGCAATACCGTTCAGGTGATCCCCCATATTACCGATGAAATTAAGCGTTGTATCTATGAAGGCGCGGATGATGCCGATGTCACCCTAGTGGAGATCGGAGGGACGGTAGGAGATATCGAGTCCTTGCCTTTTCTAGAGGCCATTCGCCAGATGGGAATGGAGTTGGGGCGGGAGCAAACCCTTTTTATGCATCTGACTTTAGTTCCTTTTGTCCGCTCTGCAGGGGAACTTAAAACCAAGCCAACCCAGCACTCAGTAAAAGAATTGAGATCCATTGGCATACAACCGGATGTATTGGTGTGTCGCTTGGAGCATCCCTTGCCCGAGTCTGAGCGGCGCAAGATCGCTTTATTCACCAGTGTATCCGACAGAGCGGTGATCTCAGCGGTGGATGTAGACAGTATCTATAAGATTCCGCTAGAGCTACACGCCCAGGGACTGGATGAAATTGTGGTGGAGCACCTCCACCTCAAGGTAGGCCCGGCTAAACTGACGGAATGGCAGCAAGTTATTGATAACTTAAAATATCCTGATGATGAAGTGACCGTGGCCTTGGTGGGTAAGTATGTCGACCATACGGAAGCTTATAAATCACTTTCCGAGGCCTTAATTCATGCGGGAATGCATACCCACACCCAGGTCAATATTATTTACTTGGATTCGGAGGAGATTGAAGCTGAAGGTGTCGAGGGTTTGGAGGTGGCCGATGCCATTTTAGTGCCTGGAGGATTTGGTGAACGGGGCGTTGAAGGCATGATAGCGGCAGTTCAGTATGCTAGAGAGAATGGTATTCCCTACCTGGGGATTTGTCTTGGAATGCAGGTAGCGGTGATTGAGTTTGCCCGCCACCAGGCTGGGATGAAAGAAGCTCACAGTACCGAGTTTGACAAGAGCGCGCCGGACCCGGTAATTGCCTTAATCACCGAATGGCAGCGGGCGGATGGGCTCATTGAAAAACGTGATGAGTATATGGACCTGGGTGGAACAATGCGCCTAGGGAGTTACCAATGTCAATTGTTGCCGGGAAGCCGGGCGGCGGCTTTATATGGCAAGAAGGTGATTACCGAACGCCACCGGCACCGCTATGAATTCAATAACTATTATCGAAAGGCGCTAGAAGCTGCTGGTCTAGTCATGTCGGGGATTTCCCTCGATGGAAATTTAGTGGAGATGGTGGAAATTCCTGATCATCCCTGGTTTGTGGCCTGTCAATTCCACCCTGAATTTACTTCGACGCCCCGGGATGGTCATCCGCTTTTCAACGGTTTTATTCGGGCTGCTGTTGAGTATTGTCAAAGTAAAGTTAAATCCCAGGTAGAGTAAAGTTCATGGAGCTATGCGGGTTTGAGGTCGGTTTGGAGCGGCCCCTGTTTCTGATTGCCGGCCCCTGTGTGATTGAAAGCGAACAGTTAGCTTTAGATACGGCAGGTAGGCTGAAGGAAATCACGACGCGCCTTGGAATTCCCTTTATCTATAAATCTTCTTTTGACAAAGCCAATCGGACTTCTGTGGAAAGTTTTCGAGGTCATGGCATTGAAGTGGGTCTAGGTATCTTGGAGAAGGTCAAACACACCTTTGGCATTCCGGTGCTGACCGATGTTCATGAGGATACGCCCCTGTCGGAGGTCGCAGCGGTAGTTGATGTGTTGCAGACTCCAGCTTTTCTCTGCCGCCAAACCAATTTTATTCAAAAAGTGGCCCGCCAGGGTCGGCCTATCAACATTAAAAAAGGGCAGTTCTTGGCGCCTTGGGATATGAGCCATGTGGTAGACAAAGCCAGGGCAGTCGGCAATCAACAAGTGCTGGTCTGCGAACGAGGGGTCTCGTTTGGCTATAATACTTTAGTTTCAGACATGCGCAGTTTGGCGGTAATGCGCGATACCGGTTGTCCCGTGGTTTTTGATGCGACTCATTCTGTCCAGCAGCCAGGAGGAAAAGGGGGATGTTCTGGAGGACAGCGGGAGTGGGTGCCGGTGCTTGCCCGTGCGGCCGTAGCGGCAGGGGTGGCGGGGGTATTTATGGAAACCCATCCAGAGCCCGAACGGGCTTTAAGTGATGGTCCCAATGCCTGGCCTCTAGGGGCGATGGAAAAACTATTAGAGACCTTAATAGCCATTGATGAGACGGTAAAAAGGCGCGGTTTCCCCGAAACAGGATACCGCTAAGATTAAAGGGAGTAGGGAAGTTTATCCGATGAGTAAGATCATTGATGTTAGGGGGCGAGAGATTCTGGATTCCCGCGGCAATCCCACTGTGGAAGCGGATGTTGTTCTTGAAGCAGGGGTGCTGGGGCGGGCTGCGGTGCCTTCGGGTGCTTCGACCGGTACCCGCGAAGCCGTGGAATTGCGTGACCAGGATCCCCAGCGCTATGGGGGCAAGGGCGTACTCAAAGCCGTGGGCCATGTTAACGGTGAAATTCGCCAGCAGCTGTTGGGGCAAGAAGCAAGCGCCCAGGAAAGTATCGATCAGGCCCTCATTGAACTCGATGGTACGCCCAACAAGGATCGCCTCGGGGCCAATGCTATTTTAGCCGTCTCTTTGGCGGTGGCGCGGGCGGCGGCACTGGAGGCACAAAAACCCCTGTACCGTTACCTGGGGGGGGACGGGCCTTTCCCAATGCCGGTACCTATGATGAATATTATCAATGGCGGCGCCCATGCGGACAATAATGTGGATCTGCAGGAGTTTATGATCGTCCCGGTGGGGGCGGGAAGCATGGCTGAGGCCATCCGCTATGGAGCCGAAGTATTTCATGTCCTGAAAAAGGTGTTACGCGGGCGTGGCCTGGGCACGGGCGTCGGTGATGAGGGGGGCTTTGCGCCCGACCTTTCCTCTAACGAGGCGGCCATTGAGGTGATTCTTGAGGCCATAACCCAGGCCGGTTTTGAACCGGGTCGTGATGTGAGTTTGGCCCTGGATGTGGCAAGTTCTGAGTTTTATCAAGAGGGTTGCTATGGATTGGCTTCCGAGGGTAAGCGGCTCACAGGGGAAGAATTCATCGGAGTCCTGGCTTCTTGGGTGGAACAATACCCCATCCTTTCCATTGAAGACGGTATGGCGGAAGAGGATTGGGAGGGGTGGGCCCTGTTGACGCAGCGTCTTGGCCAACGGGTGCAACTGGTCGGCGATGATTTATTTGTGACCAATACCGCCATTCTCAAGGAAGGCATTGACAAAGGAGTGGCCAATTCCATCTTGATCAAGGTTAACCAAATTGGAACCTTAACGGAGACCCTGGCAGCTATCCGCATGGCCAAGGATGCAGGTTATACGGCGGTTATTTCCCACCGCTCTGGGGAAACTGAGGATACTACGATTGCCGATTTGGCCGTGGCTACCCAAAGTGGTCAGATTAAGACAGGTTCCCTATCCCGGACTGATCGAGTAGCCAAATACAATCAGTTGCTGCGAATTGAGGCAGAGCTAGGAGATAAGGCCCATTATCCAGGGCGTCAGGCTTTTGCCCACCGTTAGCGAAGAAGCCCCTCGGTGTGATGAGGTTCGTTGTCGGGTTGCTGTTAGTATTATTTTTAGCGCTTCAATACCAGCTGTGGGTCAGTGAAGATGGTTTGGGTGAGTTGCGGCGCCTGAGCCGGAGTATCCAACAGCAGAGGCAGGAGAATGCTGCATTGGTCGAGCGTAATCAGGTTCTAGATGCGGAAGTTCGAGATCTAAAAAGTGGTCTTGATGCTTTGGAGGAGCGAGCTCGAAGCGAGTTGGGCATGGTTAAGCAAGGCGAGACCTTTTTTCAAATTATCGAAGAGCCATGAGTCCCAACTATTGGGCCGTAGTGCCGGCCGCCGGAGTGGGGAAACGCATGGGGACCAATATCCCCAAGCAGTATCTTCCCCTCGCCGGCAAGACGGTCATTGAACATACTTTGGATAGTCTTCTACAGCATCCCCGGATTCAGGCGATTGTGGTGGCCGTCTCTTCCGAAGACAGGTGGTGGCCCGAGTGCCTCCCCCAGGATAAGGAACGAATTATCCGAGCGCCAGGGGGGGCAGAGCGTTGCCATTCCGTCAGCAATGGCTTGGAGTGTCTGCTGAGTTTAGCCGCGCCCGAAGATTGGGTTCTGGTGCACGATGCGGCTCGACCTTGCCTGCGGAGAGAAGATATTGACCGGCTGATGGAGACCCTCCATGGCCATCCCATAGGGGGCTTGCTGGCTTTACCTATTAGCGATACCGTCAAGCGCGCCAATGCCGAGGGCGTGGTATTGGAAACGGTTAACCGGGAAGGCCTGTGGCGGGCCATGACGCCCCAGATGTTTCGGCTTGAGAAGCTCTATCGGGCCTTGAGAGAAGCAATTGCTGCAGGAGTGCAGGTGACCGATGAGGCCAGCGCGATGGAATGGGCCGGGTTTTCACCCCACTTGGTGGAAGGATATCCTGACAATATCAAGATCACCCATCCCCAGGATCTGATGCAAGCGGAGGATTTTTTGAAACGACAGGGGCGGGAAGGATGAGAATTGGCCATGGTTTTGATGTTCACCGCTTTGGCTCGACGGGAAAGTTAATCCTTGGAGGGGTGGACGTTCCCCATGAACAGGGCTTAATTGCCCATTCTGATGGCGATGTGGTGATTCACGCCCTCTGTGATGCTTTACTTGGGGCTGCCGCCTTAGGTGACATTGGCCGCCATTTCCCCGATACCAGTGCCGAATTTAAAGATGCTGATAGCCGAAAGCTTCTTCGCCAGGTGATGGTTTTGCTGAACGAGCATCGGCTGAAGGTACACAATGGCGACCTGACCATTGTGGCCCAGGTCCCTAAGTTGGCCCCTTATATTCCTTCCATGCGTGAAGTTTTGGCCCAGGAACTCAAATTGCCCTATCAGCGCTTGAATATTAAGGCGACCACCACGGAAGGCATGGGCTATATTGGCCGAGGCGAAGGCATCGCGGCCCATGCTGTGGTATTGCTGGAAGAGGAATAAGCAGGGTCGGTGAGTGAAGAACCCCCTTTTGCCTACGGGGCAGAAGCGCCTCCCGCAACGGCCCTGATTCGATGTTGCCCCGAGGACTTCCAGGTGGTTGAGGAACTTCCATTTTCCCTCTCAGGGGAGGGCGAGCATGTTTGGCTTTTGCTCTGTAAGCGTAATACCAACACCGTGTGGTTGGCGCGTCGGCTTGCCCGTATTGCCGGTGTGCGGTCGGTAGATGTGGGCTATGCGGGTTTAAAGGACCGCCATGCTCTAACCACCCAATGGTTCAGTGTTCATTTGGGCCGGAAAAAAGAGCCTAACTGGGCCGCAGAGTTAGAAACTGAAGCGGTTCAAGTGGTTAAGATTATTCGTCACCCCCGAAAATTACGGCGGGGCGCGCTTAAAGAAAATCGTTTCCGGTTGACTTTACGGC encodes the following:
- the dnaE gene encoding DNA polymerase III subunit alpha — its product is MDLSFVHLHLHTEYSMVDGLVRIRPLVRAAREAGMPAVAVTDQNNIFAMVKFYRAAQAEGVKPIIGADVFLVDSTESSRASRVTLLCQNEGGYCNLSRLLSRAYSEGQYHGVPRLQWNWLQSQSDGLIVLSGGREGDVGQALLAGNNIQAKKLLERWQALFPGRYYLELHRTGREGEEDYLHGAVALALACDTPVVATNDVRFLRTQDFEAHEARVCIHEGRTLDDPRRPRHYSEQQYLRTSSEMAELFADLPEALENTVEIARRCNLELTLGSHYLPNFPVPEGLSIEAFLEVEARRGLEQRLAKLYPSETDREIKQPTYETRLAEELAVINQMGFPGYFLIVADFIRWAKKNGIPVGPGRGSGAGSLVAYALQITDLDPLAFDLLFERFLNPERVSLPDFDIDFCMERRDRVIEYVSHYYGRDHVSQIITYGSMAAKAVVRDVGRVLGHPYGFVDQIAKLIPFDLKMTLDKALEESEGLRARYEEEEEVRFLIDLARKLEGLTRNAGKHAGGVVIAPKKLTEYVPYYCEQGASGVVTQFDKDDIEAIGLVKFDFLGLRTLTIIDWALQAINQQRAQQGTAPLDLALLPMNDPESYALLKRCATTAVFQLESRGMKDLIKRLQPDCFEDIIALVALFRPGPLQSGMVDDYINRKHGRAKVDYPHPALEPILKPTYGVIVYQEQVMQIAQVLAGYTLGGADLLRRAMGKKKPEEMAKQRAIFTEGAKARGVEEERATAIFDLMEKFAEYGFNKSHSAAYALIAYQTAYLKAHYPAPYMAAVLSSDMDNTEKVAAFIQECQVMNLEVLPPDVNVSDYRFSAQGKNAIRYGLGAIKGVGAAALEGIIKEREQHGPYQDLFEFCRRIDLRKINRRVLEALNRSGALDPLGANRATLEASLETALALAEQHSRNTSLGQNDLFGLDCVLEGSQAGNYTETQEWDEEQRLALEKETLGLYLSGHPIDRYEQELRQIAPRRLAELVSQASNRLNYNQRVIIAGLIGSVRTSKARQGGRNAFVTLDDRSARLEVKTFAEVFDKYRELLQPDHIVVIDGTLGWDSYADTATVTAEKVYSIAEARGAFAKILEIGFDGTCVGQEAVAELAKILAPFRQGRCHVAICYRNGVASARLMLGEEWQIQPNEALLARLRLLPGAEHVQIMY
- a CDS encoding diguanylate cyclase domain-containing protein, which produces MPILVVDDDKDLARLLALRLQGVGGYEVCLAHSAQEAFERLGLLATETSANIDLVLMDVKLPGIDGIEACRQLKSHPLGQDIPVIIITGHDDQENLEAAFDAGAMDYVTKPFDNVSLMARVRSALRLKREIDTRRQREQELLELTHQLEAANEQLRQLSSLDELTGVANRRQFEMTIRQEFRRAMRNKSSLSVIMIDIDNFKAYNDIYGHQAGDDCLRQVAKALSSVLKRPNDLLARYGGEEFVVILPETGSKGARSLAESLRRAVEILKIPHRYASQSGLQVTISLGVSTLVPQRDEDPTKLIAAADQALYQSKRAGRNRVTGAGI
- a CDS encoding acetyl-CoA carboxylase carboxyltransferase subunit alpha; amino-acid sequence: MKMNFLDFEQPIAELEAKIEELRFVGDDAKLNISEEIQRLKAKSKTLTESIFGSLTDWQIVQLARHPQRPYTLDYVNRIFSGFEELHGDRAFADDKAIVGGVARLEGRPVVVIGHQKGRDTKEKVARNFGMPRPEGYRKALRLMRLAERFKLPVLTFIDTPGAYPGIDAEERGQSEAIARNLYVMAGLKTPIIATVIGEGGSGGALAIGVGDRMFMLEYSIYSVISPEGCASILWKSADKASDAAETLGVTSKRLKELGLVDRVVSEPLGGAHRNVEAMAEKLKGVLSEQLDYLIELPLDKLLEHRQQRLRSYGQFQE
- the tilS gene encoding tRNA lysidine(34) synthetase TilS — encoded protein: MGFSADRLLEFLRQLHFCHGYRVAYSGGLDSQVLLYSLVQLRPQLPGIALSAFHVDHGLSSRSGQWSQHCRETCSELGVGCEVIKVNARPAKGESPEAAAREARYAALRTRVEKGECLLTGQHQDDQAETVLLQLLRGAGPHGLAAMARVMPFGEGLLLRPLLPFSRAELKAYAEQEGLVWIEDPSNFDVGFDRNYLRHHVLPLLRQRWPGLGRTLSRAAGHQADAAWILDHQAQQELITVSDGEPGLSVQGLQGLAPPQRRNLLRHWFKREGLPLPDSAHLQRILEEVLPASEDAQPLVAWPGAEVRRYRNRLYTQKPLSPHEATMVLAWEGVEPLILPPQVGGVLVPKMTQGFGLDAEQWRRSPITVRFRQGGERIHLADRSSSCTLKKLFQERGIPPWQRTRIPMIYVGEKLAWVAEIGIARDFAAEPGREGVMIEWVF
- a CDS encoding CTP synthase; translated protein: MTKFIFVTGGVVSSLGKGITSASLGALLEARGLGVTLVKLDPYINVDPGTMSPYQHGEVFVTEDGAETDLDLGHYERFVRTTMSQRNNYTTGRIYENVIAKERRGEYLGNTVQVIPHITDEIKRCIYEGADDADVTLVEIGGTVGDIESLPFLEAIRQMGMELGREQTLFMHLTLVPFVRSAGELKTKPTQHSVKELRSIGIQPDVLVCRLEHPLPESERRKIALFTSVSDRAVISAVDVDSIYKIPLELHAQGLDEIVVEHLHLKVGPAKLTEWQQVIDNLKYPDDEVTVALVGKYVDHTEAYKSLSEALIHAGMHTHTQVNIIYLDSEEIEAEGVEGLEVADAILVPGGFGERGVEGMIAAVQYARENGIPYLGICLGMQVAVIEFARHQAGMKEAHSTEFDKSAPDPVIALITEWQRADGLIEKRDEYMDLGGTMRLGSYQCQLLPGSRAAALYGKKVITERHRHRYEFNNYYRKALEAAGLVMSGISLDGNLVEMVEIPDHPWFVACQFHPEFTSTPRDGHPLFNGFIRAAVEYCQSKVKSQVE